One segment of Anopheles stephensi strain Indian chromosome 3, UCI_ANSTEP_V1.0, whole genome shotgun sequence DNA contains the following:
- the LOC118511074 gene encoding adenylyl cyclase-associated protein 2 isoform X3 has protein sequence MGQSLSACFGRTLIIHDVKTCSNPDCDPDLKPSSARELEGLIDRLERIVDRLERTVSARELEETRRILRDACVVGKAVIGSNTGTNTEYRNIGTHKSTDQCDDLPTVLPSTPPPSASYLHQQVDSLESSLFPAFANQPAKERQQRGLSTVIQSQPPDILNYTNPLTTQEQGTAVLSFSSQQQQQQHGTVAKQASGTMSINAYEDIMLGSFANFIALSGKIGGDVATQAQFVKEAFDAQFAFLKVAAASSAPSNTDLQNLLKPTSDKISTIQSFREKNRTSPFFNHLSAISESIPALGWVCVAPTPGPYVKEMNDAGQFYTNRVLKDWKEKDSTHVEWARAWIQTLTELQQYIKQHHTTGLVWSGKDKPTVGGAAVPPPPPPGGLPPPPPMMPLGDLSAGGGAGDDRSALFAQINQGADITKGLKKVTADMQTHKNPGLRSGPAPYKAPAGVTNGTKSVAPPAVAKPPTFTRDGKKWLIEYQKNNPDLVVDNAEMNNVVYMFRCEGSTLQIKGKINSVVMDSCKKCSLVFDSLVASAEFVNCQSVQMQVLGKVPTISIDKTDGCQMYLSADSLDVEIVSSKSSEMNVMIPKGSSGDYTEQPIPEQFKTIVKGSALNTTCVESLG, from the exons ATGGGGCAGTCTTTGAGCGCCTGTTTTGGGCGAACGCTGATCATACATGATGTGAAGACGTGCTCCAATCCAG ATTGCGATCCAGACCTCAAACCTTCGTCAGCGCGTGAGCTAGAGGGCTTAATCGATCGGCTGGAACGCATCGTAGATCGGCTTGAACGTACCGTGTCCGCGCGAGAGTTGGAAGAAACGCGACGCATTCTGAGAGACGCGTGTGTTGTCGGAAAGGCAGTGATCGGCTCCAACACCGGTACGAACACGGAATATCGGAATATTGGCACGCACAAGAGCACCGATCAGTGTGACGATTTGCCGACGGTTCTGCCTTCGACGCCGCCCCCATCGGCATCGTACTTGCATCAACAAGTGGACAGTTTGGAGAGCAGCCTGTTTCCCGCGTTTGCCAATCAACCGGCAAAGGAGCGCCAGCAGCGTGGCCTAAGCACTGTAATACAATCCCAACCACCTGATATATTAAACTATACTAATCCATTGACCACCCAAGAGCAAGGCACCGCAGTATTATCATTCTCctcgcagcagcaacagcaacaacacggCACCGTAGCGAAACAAGCGAGCGGCACGATGAGCATTAACGCTTACGAGGATATTATGCTTGGCTCGTTCGCCAACTTTATTGCGCTTTCGGGTAAGATCGGAGGCGATGTGGCTACCCAGGCCCAGTTTGTGAAGGAAGCGTTTGA TGCGCAGTTTGCGTTTCTGAAGGTGGCAGCCGCATCGAGCGCTCCGTCCAATACGGATTTACAGAATTTGCTGAAACCTACCTCGGATAAGATTTCTACGATCCAAAGCTTCCGCGAAAAGAATCGCACCTCGCCGTTCTTTAACCATCTGTCCGCGATTAGCGAAAGTATTCCGGCGCTCGGATGGGTCTGTGTG GCACCAACGCCCGGCCCGTACGTGAAGGAGATGAACGACGCCGGCCAGTTCTACACGAACCGCGTGCTGAAGGACTGGAAAGAGAAGGACAGCACGCACGTCGAGTGGGCTCGTGCATGGATTCAAACGCTGACGGAACTGCAGCAGTACATTAAGCAGCACCACACGACGGGATTGGTATGGTCTGGCAAGGACAAACCCACCGTTGGTGGAGCAGCAGTTCCACCACCCCCACCGCCCGGTGGtctaccgccaccaccgccaatgATGCCGCTGGGAGACCTttcggccggtggtggtgctggggACGACCGGAGCGCTCTGTTCGCGCAGATCAATCAGGGCGCTGACATTACGAAGG GCTTGAAGAAGGTAACGGCGGacatgcaaacacacaaaaaccctgGCCTGCGATCGGGTCCGGCCCCTTACAAGGCACCGGCCGGCGTGACCAACGGTACGAAATCGGTAGCACCGCCAGCGGTCGCCAAGCCGCCGACGTTTACGCGCGATGGCAAGAAGTGGCTGATCGAGTATCAGAAGAACAATCCCGATCTCGTGGTCGATAACGCCGAGATGAACAACGTAGTGTACATGTTCCGCTGCGAGGGTTCGACGCTGCAGATCAAGGGCAAGATCAACAGCGTCGTGATGGATTCGTGCAAGAAGTGTTCGCTCGTGTTCGACTCGCTCGTGGCGTCCGCTGAGTTCGTCAACTGCCAGAGCGTGCAGATGCAG GTTCTCGGCAAGGTACCAACGATTTCCATTGACAAGACTGATGGCTGCCAGATGTACCTTTCGGCAGACTCGCTGGACGTTGAGATTGTCAGCTCGAAGTCGTCCGAAATGAACGTGATGATTCCGAAGGGCAGCAGTGGAGACTAT ACCGAACAACCGATTCCGGAGCAATTCAAAACCATAGTGAAGGGCAGCGCGCTTAACACTACCTGTGTGGAAAGTCTCGGTTAA
- the LOC118511074 gene encoding adenylyl cyclase-associated protein 2 isoform X2, whose protein sequence is MEQIAHGTPESLTGPHGGFYFAVDAYWPVYFDCDPDLKPSSARELEGLIDRLERIVDRLERTVSARELEETRRILRDACVVGKAVIGSNTGTNTEYRNIGTHKSTDQCDDLPTVLPSTPPPSASYLHQQVDSLESSLFPAFANQPAKERQQRGLSTVIQSQPPDILNYTNPLTTQEQGTAVLSFSSQQQQQQHGTVAKQASGTMSINAYEDIMLGSFANFIALSGKIGGDVATQAQFVKEAFDAQFAFLKVAAASSAPSNTDLQNLLKPTSDKISTIQSFREKNRTSPFFNHLSAISESIPALGWVCVAPTPGPYVKEMNDAGQFYTNRVLKDWKEKDSTHVEWARAWIQTLTELQQYIKQHHTTGLVWSGKDKPTVGGAAVPPPPPPGGLPPPPPMMPLGDLSAGGGAGDDRSALFAQINQGADITKGLKKVTADMQTHKNPGLRSGPAPYKAPAGVTNGTKSVAPPAVAKPPTFTRDGKKWLIEYQKNNPDLVVDNAEMNNVVYMFRCEGSTLQIKGKINSVVMDSCKKCSLVFDSLVASAEFVNCQSVQMQVLGKVPTISIDKTDGCQMYLSADSLDVEIVSSKSSEMNVMIPKGSSGDYTEQPIPEQFKTIVKGSALNTTCVESLG, encoded by the exons ATGGAACAAATCGCGCACGGCACACCAGAATCTCTCACGGGGCCTCACGGTGGTTTTTATTTCGCCGTCGATGCATACTGGCCCGTTTATTTCG ATTGCGATCCAGACCTCAAACCTTCGTCAGCGCGTGAGCTAGAGGGCTTAATCGATCGGCTGGAACGCATCGTAGATCGGCTTGAACGTACCGTGTCCGCGCGAGAGTTGGAAGAAACGCGACGCATTCTGAGAGACGCGTGTGTTGTCGGAAAGGCAGTGATCGGCTCCAACACCGGTACGAACACGGAATATCGGAATATTGGCACGCACAAGAGCACCGATCAGTGTGACGATTTGCCGACGGTTCTGCCTTCGACGCCGCCCCCATCGGCATCGTACTTGCATCAACAAGTGGACAGTTTGGAGAGCAGCCTGTTTCCCGCGTTTGCCAATCAACCGGCAAAGGAGCGCCAGCAGCGTGGCCTAAGCACTGTAATACAATCCCAACCACCTGATATATTAAACTATACTAATCCATTGACCACCCAAGAGCAAGGCACCGCAGTATTATCATTCTCctcgcagcagcaacagcaacaacacggCACCGTAGCGAAACAAGCGAGCGGCACGATGAGCATTAACGCTTACGAGGATATTATGCTTGGCTCGTTCGCCAACTTTATTGCGCTTTCGGGTAAGATCGGAGGCGATGTGGCTACCCAGGCCCAGTTTGTGAAGGAAGCGTTTGA TGCGCAGTTTGCGTTTCTGAAGGTGGCAGCCGCATCGAGCGCTCCGTCCAATACGGATTTACAGAATTTGCTGAAACCTACCTCGGATAAGATTTCTACGATCCAAAGCTTCCGCGAAAAGAATCGCACCTCGCCGTTCTTTAACCATCTGTCCGCGATTAGCGAAAGTATTCCGGCGCTCGGATGGGTCTGTGTG GCACCAACGCCCGGCCCGTACGTGAAGGAGATGAACGACGCCGGCCAGTTCTACACGAACCGCGTGCTGAAGGACTGGAAAGAGAAGGACAGCACGCACGTCGAGTGGGCTCGTGCATGGATTCAAACGCTGACGGAACTGCAGCAGTACATTAAGCAGCACCACACGACGGGATTGGTATGGTCTGGCAAGGACAAACCCACCGTTGGTGGAGCAGCAGTTCCACCACCCCCACCGCCCGGTGGtctaccgccaccaccgccaatgATGCCGCTGGGAGACCTttcggccggtggtggtgctggggACGACCGGAGCGCTCTGTTCGCGCAGATCAATCAGGGCGCTGACATTACGAAGG GCTTGAAGAAGGTAACGGCGGacatgcaaacacacaaaaaccctgGCCTGCGATCGGGTCCGGCCCCTTACAAGGCACCGGCCGGCGTGACCAACGGTACGAAATCGGTAGCACCGCCAGCGGTCGCCAAGCCGCCGACGTTTACGCGCGATGGCAAGAAGTGGCTGATCGAGTATCAGAAGAACAATCCCGATCTCGTGGTCGATAACGCCGAGATGAACAACGTAGTGTACATGTTCCGCTGCGAGGGTTCGACGCTGCAGATCAAGGGCAAGATCAACAGCGTCGTGATGGATTCGTGCAAGAAGTGTTCGCTCGTGTTCGACTCGCTCGTGGCGTCCGCTGAGTTCGTCAACTGCCAGAGCGTGCAGATGCAG GTTCTCGGCAAGGTACCAACGATTTCCATTGACAAGACTGATGGCTGCCAGATGTACCTTTCGGCAGACTCGCTGGACGTTGAGATTGTCAGCTCGAAGTCGTCCGAAATGAACGTGATGATTCCGAAGGGCAGCAGTGGAGACTAT ACCGAACAACCGATTCCGGAGCAATTCAAAACCATAGTGAAGGGCAGCGCGCTTAACACTACCTGTGTGGAAAGTCTCGGTTAA
- the LOC118511074 gene encoding adenylyl cyclase-associated protein 2 isoform X4, with product MIRFQKIQAKSANQTTTIHRRCPSRSRILPPPTVAVLPASRVTTAAAARSRSTATIPRYGRRFPSAKVASRADPHRSRRSRRREEGGIMEPPTTPIGRDELALRRHRFFSELLNAAHAAVEHRVRFDPLGPEIAKVPTEEESEDCDPDLKPSSARELEGLIDRLERIVDRLERTVSARELEETRRILRDACVVGKAVIGSNTGTNTEYRNIGTHKSTDQCDDLPTVLPSTPPPSASYLHQQVDSLESSLFPAFANQPAKERQQRGLSTVIQSQPPDILNYTNPLTTQEQGTAVLSFSSQQQQQQHGTVAKQASGTMSINAYEDIMLGSFANFIALSGKIGGDVATQAQFVKEAFDAQFAFLKVAAASSAPSNTDLQNLLKPTSDKISTIQSFREKNRTSPFFNHLSAISESIPALGWVCVAPTPGPYVKEMNDAGQFYTNRVLKDWKEKDSTHVEWARAWIQTLTELQQYIKQHHTTGLVWSGKDKPTVGGAAVPPPPPPGGLPPPPPMMPLGDLSAGGGAGDDRSALFAQINQGADITKGLKKVTADMQTHKNPGLRSGPAPYKAPAGVTNGTKSVAPPAVAKPPTFTRDGKKWLIEYQKNNPDLVVDNAEMNNVVYMFRCEGSTLQIKGKINSVVMDSCKKCSLVFDSLVASAEFVNCQSVQMQVLGKVPTISIDKTDGCQMYLSADSLDVEIVSSKSSEMNVMIPKGSSGDYTEQPIPEQFKTIVKGSALNTTCVESLG from the exons ATGATCAGGTTTCAAAAAATTCAAGCGAAGAGCGCGAATCAAACAACGACGATACATCGACGCTGTCCGAGTCGGTCCCGAATACTGCCACCACCAACGGTGGCAGTCCTTCCGGCATCGAGGgtgacaacagcagcagccgcaagGAGTCGGTCAACAGCGACGATACCACGATACGGACGCAGGTTTCCTTCCGCGAAAGTTGCCTCTCGCGCCGATCCTCATCGAAGTCGTCGATCAAGAAGAAG GGAGGAGGGTGGCATTATGGAGCCACCCACTACGCCCATAGGACGCGATGAGCTGGCATTACGCAGGCATCGGTTTTTCTCGGAACTGCTCAATGCTGCCCATGCTGCCGTGGAGCATCGTGTTCGCTTTGATCCGCTGGGACCAGAAATTGCCAAGGTTCCGACGGAGGAGGAATCGGAGg ATTGCGATCCAGACCTCAAACCTTCGTCAGCGCGTGAGCTAGAGGGCTTAATCGATCGGCTGGAACGCATCGTAGATCGGCTTGAACGTACCGTGTCCGCGCGAGAGTTGGAAGAAACGCGACGCATTCTGAGAGACGCGTGTGTTGTCGGAAAGGCAGTGATCGGCTCCAACACCGGTACGAACACGGAATATCGGAATATTGGCACGCACAAGAGCACCGATCAGTGTGACGATTTGCCGACGGTTCTGCCTTCGACGCCGCCCCCATCGGCATCGTACTTGCATCAACAAGTGGACAGTTTGGAGAGCAGCCTGTTTCCCGCGTTTGCCAATCAACCGGCAAAGGAGCGCCAGCAGCGTGGCCTAAGCACTGTAATACAATCCCAACCACCTGATATATTAAACTATACTAATCCATTGACCACCCAAGAGCAAGGCACCGCAGTATTATCATTCTCctcgcagcagcaacagcaacaacacggCACCGTAGCGAAACAAGCGAGCGGCACGATGAGCATTAACGCTTACGAGGATATTATGCTTGGCTCGTTCGCCAACTTTATTGCGCTTTCGGGTAAGATCGGAGGCGATGTGGCTACCCAGGCCCAGTTTGTGAAGGAAGCGTTTGA TGCGCAGTTTGCGTTTCTGAAGGTGGCAGCCGCATCGAGCGCTCCGTCCAATACGGATTTACAGAATTTGCTGAAACCTACCTCGGATAAGATTTCTACGATCCAAAGCTTCCGCGAAAAGAATCGCACCTCGCCGTTCTTTAACCATCTGTCCGCGATTAGCGAAAGTATTCCGGCGCTCGGATGGGTCTGTGTG GCACCAACGCCCGGCCCGTACGTGAAGGAGATGAACGACGCCGGCCAGTTCTACACGAACCGCGTGCTGAAGGACTGGAAAGAGAAGGACAGCACGCACGTCGAGTGGGCTCGTGCATGGATTCAAACGCTGACGGAACTGCAGCAGTACATTAAGCAGCACCACACGACGGGATTGGTATGGTCTGGCAAGGACAAACCCACCGTTGGTGGAGCAGCAGTTCCACCACCCCCACCGCCCGGTGGtctaccgccaccaccgccaatgATGCCGCTGGGAGACCTttcggccggtggtggtgctggggACGACCGGAGCGCTCTGTTCGCGCAGATCAATCAGGGCGCTGACATTACGAAGG GCTTGAAGAAGGTAACGGCGGacatgcaaacacacaaaaaccctgGCCTGCGATCGGGTCCGGCCCCTTACAAGGCACCGGCCGGCGTGACCAACGGTACGAAATCGGTAGCACCGCCAGCGGTCGCCAAGCCGCCGACGTTTACGCGCGATGGCAAGAAGTGGCTGATCGAGTATCAGAAGAACAATCCCGATCTCGTGGTCGATAACGCCGAGATGAACAACGTAGTGTACATGTTCCGCTGCGAGGGTTCGACGCTGCAGATCAAGGGCAAGATCAACAGCGTCGTGATGGATTCGTGCAAGAAGTGTTCGCTCGTGTTCGACTCGCTCGTGGCGTCCGCTGAGTTCGTCAACTGCCAGAGCGTGCAGATGCAG GTTCTCGGCAAGGTACCAACGATTTCCATTGACAAGACTGATGGCTGCCAGATGTACCTTTCGGCAGACTCGCTGGACGTTGAGATTGTCAGCTCGAAGTCGTCCGAAATGAACGTGATGATTCCGAAGGGCAGCAGTGGAGACTAT ACCGAACAACCGATTCCGGAGCAATTCAAAACCATAGTGAAGGGCAGCGCGCTTAACACTACCTGTGTGGAAAGTCTCGGTTAA
- the LOC118511074 gene encoding uncharacterized protein LOC118511074 isoform X1: MFSCCRCVNPKSPKQKEKSASGRGEKLSDSDDSHEEEEGQSSKQKEQTESNASACKISAVDNLSQDDEEIKIEIIENSDNLQSFSGCSAATTAVLNGSSPEPKDADKQVSDTQREISTPVDQADPCNDTADADEGNRSNSVDIDAKVAEDTAAVEESAPVGGTTTGSTSSSPPSKTLSSQTEKGQTDQSGQSSGVVTEIETKLPHESTDADSTGDATNTPQEIPTTVGELADLQQQQQQQQVSHGMGEEEKGQLQNNDVGEDAATTTAAAESKNLIVPEPKSPNHVPSRKNSGELSAASLDGDKDLSSPVVELTGEEQPKQQEQQLPPDDDLDGKRALTEEPSVESETVVVQEEKQLQQEENISADQQSPDNGQINEASSTSNTANVPPEVEPSTSSLRPSSPPASDEVAELDDANQHLSSVASKMERLKSEPSNSEETIEETIDVQRFLPRQVDDSKSDDDNNPLSSSSDGGSVAAAVPAPVSSDVCNERQASDAKDAQRDLSSGVVNKTVELPEEDGGETVSVTPSPPEAEPIVSPDNENNNDQVSKNSSEERESNNDDTSTLSESVPNTATTNGGSPSGIEGDNSSSRKESVNSDDTTIRTQVSFRESCLSRRSSSKSSIKKKVAYNDSTEVIPPPEYPPPDDDDSVFSDSVPPKLPRGDMCTPYATKRGSLPGMIALPDWFAEDRLMMEEGGIMEPPTTPIGRDELALRRHRFFSELLNAAHAAVEHRVRFDPLGPEIAKVPTEEESEDCDPDLKPSSARELEGLIDRLERIVDRLERTVSARELEETRRILRDACVVGKAVIGSNTGTNTEYRNIGTHKSTDQCDDLPTVLPSTPPPSASYLHQQVDSLESSLFPAFANQPAKERQQRGLSTVIQSQPPDILNYTNPLTTQEQGTAVLSFSSQQQQQQHGTVAKQASGTMSINAYEDIMLGSFANFIALSGKIGGDVATQAQFVKEAFDAQFAFLKVAAASSAPSNTDLQNLLKPTSDKISTIQSFREKNRTSPFFNHLSAISESIPALGWVCVAPTPGPYVKEMNDAGQFYTNRVLKDWKEKDSTHVEWARAWIQTLTELQQYIKQHHTTGLVWSGKDKPTVGGAAVPPPPPPGGLPPPPPMMPLGDLSAGGGAGDDRSALFAQINQGADITKGLKKVTADMQTHKNPGLRSGPAPYKAPAGVTNGTKSVAPPAVAKPPTFTRDGKKWLIEYQKNNPDLVVDNAEMNNVVYMFRCEGSTLQIKGKINSVVMDSCKKCSLVFDSLVASAEFVNCQSVQMQVLGKVPTISIDKTDGCQMYLSADSLDVEIVSSKSSEMNVMIPKGSSGDYTEQPIPEQFKTIVKGSALNTTCVESLG, translated from the exons ATGTTTTCCTGCTGCCGTTGCGTAAATCCCAAATCACCAAAGCAGAAGGAAAAATCTGCTTCCGGCCGTGGGGAGAAGCTATCGGACTCGGACGATTCCcatgaggaggaggaagggCAATCGTCGAAGCAGAAAGAGCAGACCGAGTCGAACGCGAGTGCCTGTAAAATTTCGGCTGTGGACAACCTCTCACAGGATGATGAGGAAATCAAGAtagaaataattgaaaactcCGATAATCTACAATCGTTCTCGGGCTGCTCAGCGGCAACGACGGCCGTGCTGAACGGTTCATCGCCTGAGCCAAAAGACGCGGATAAGCAAGTGTCCGATACGCAGCGGGAGATTTCAACACCGGTGGACCAAGCCGACCCGTGCAACGACACGGCCGATGCTGACGAAGGCAACCGATCGAATTCGGTTGATATCGATGCAAAAGTTGCAGAAGACACAGCTGCTGTGGAGGAAAGTGCTCCGGTCGGTGGTACGACGACCGGATCAACTTCATCGTCACCGCCCAGCAAAACGCTTTCCAGCCAAACGGAAAAGGGCCAAACGGATCAATCGGGCCAGTCATCGGGAGTGGTTACCGAGATCGAAACGAAACTTCCCCACGAGTCCACCGATGCCGATTCGACCGGGGATGCGACCAACACCCCACAAGAAATACCAACCACTGTTGGTGAGTTGGCGgacctgcagcagcagcagcagcagcagcaggtgtcGCATGGTATGGGCGAGGAGGAAAAAGGTCAACTGCAGAACAACGATGTAGGCGAAgatgctgctactactactgctgctgctgagagCAAAAATCTAATCGTACCCGAACCCAAATCGCCTAATCATGTACCATCGCGGAAAAACTCGGGTGAGCTTTCTGCCGCTTCGCTCGACGGTGACAAGGATTTATCGTCGCCTGTGGTTGAGCTTACTGGCGAGGAGCAACCGAAGCAACAGGAGCAGCAACTGCCACCAGATG ATGATCTTGATGGAAAACGAGCTTTAACTGAAGAACCGTCGGTTGAGAGCGAAACGGTTGTTGTGCAGGAAGAAAAGCAATTACAACAGGAAGAGAATATCAGCGCCGATCAGCAATCGCCAGATAACGGCCAGATCAATGAGGCCAGCTCTACATCCAACACTGCCAATGTTCCTCCAGAAGTGGAACCATCTACCAGCTCTTTACGACCATCGTCACCGCCAGCCTCCGACGAAGTGGCTGAGCTTGATGACGCGAATCAACATTTATCATCCGTAGCATCTAAGATGGAACGCCTTAAAAGTGAACCAAGCAATAGCGAAGAAACAATTGAAGAGACAATCGATGTGCAGCGTTTCCTACCCCGTCAGGTTGATGATAGCAAGAGTGATGACGATAATAATCCGCTCAGTAGCTCTAGCGATGGAGGTAgcgtcgctgctgctgttcccgCTCCCGTCTCCAGCGACGTCTGCAATGAACGACAGGCTAGTGATGCTAAAGATGCACAGCGCGACTTGTCGAGTGGAGTGGTGAACAAAACCGTTGAGCTACCGGAAGAAGACGGCGGTGAAACGGTATCGGTGACTCCGTCGCCACCGGAAGCGGAGCCCATCGTGTCGCCGGATAATGAAAACAACAATGATCAGGTTTCAAAAAATTCAAGCGAAGAGCGCGAATCAAACAACGACGATACATCGACGCTGTCCGAGTCGGTCCCGAATACTGCCACCACCAACGGTGGCAGTCCTTCCGGCATCGAGGgtgacaacagcagcagccgcaagGAGTCGGTCAACAGCGACGATACCACGATACGGACGCAGGTTTCCTTCCGCGAAAGTTGCCTCTCGCGCCGATCCTCATCGAAGTCGTCGATCAAGAAGAAGGTAGCCTATAACGATAGCACGGAGGTGATACCGCCACCCGAGTATCCGCCACCGGACGACGATGATTCGGTGTTTTCGGACTCGGTGCCACCGAAATTGCCACGCGGCGACATGTGCACGCCGTACGCCACCAAGCGGGGCTCACTGCCGGGCATGATAGCGCTGCCGGATTGGTTTGCCGAGGATCGATTGATGAT GGAGGAGGGTGGCATTATGGAGCCACCCACTACGCCCATAGGACGCGATGAGCTGGCATTACGCAGGCATCGGTTTTTCTCGGAACTGCTCAATGCTGCCCATGCTGCCGTGGAGCATCGTGTTCGCTTTGATCCGCTGGGACCAGAAATTGCCAAGGTTCCGACGGAGGAGGAATCGGAGg ATTGCGATCCAGACCTCAAACCTTCGTCAGCGCGTGAGCTAGAGGGCTTAATCGATCGGCTGGAACGCATCGTAGATCGGCTTGAACGTACCGTGTCCGCGCGAGAGTTGGAAGAAACGCGACGCATTCTGAGAGACGCGTGTGTTGTCGGAAAGGCAGTGATCGGCTCCAACACCGGTACGAACACGGAATATCGGAATATTGGCACGCACAAGAGCACCGATCAGTGTGACGATTTGCCGACGGTTCTGCCTTCGACGCCGCCCCCATCGGCATCGTACTTGCATCAACAAGTGGACAGTTTGGAGAGCAGCCTGTTTCCCGCGTTTGCCAATCAACCGGCAAAGGAGCGCCAGCAGCGTGGCCTAAGCACTGTAATACAATCCCAACCACCTGATATATTAAACTATACTAATCCATTGACCACCCAAGAGCAAGGCACCGCAGTATTATCATTCTCctcgcagcagcaacagcaacaacacggCACCGTAGCGAAACAAGCGAGCGGCACGATGAGCATTAACGCTTACGAGGATATTATGCTTGGCTCGTTCGCCAACTTTATTGCGCTTTCGGGTAAGATCGGAGGCGATGTGGCTACCCAGGCCCAGTTTGTGAAGGAAGCGTTTGA TGCGCAGTTTGCGTTTCTGAAGGTGGCAGCCGCATCGAGCGCTCCGTCCAATACGGATTTACAGAATTTGCTGAAACCTACCTCGGATAAGATTTCTACGATCCAAAGCTTCCGCGAAAAGAATCGCACCTCGCCGTTCTTTAACCATCTGTCCGCGATTAGCGAAAGTATTCCGGCGCTCGGATGGGTCTGTGTG GCACCAACGCCCGGCCCGTACGTGAAGGAGATGAACGACGCCGGCCAGTTCTACACGAACCGCGTGCTGAAGGACTGGAAAGAGAAGGACAGCACGCACGTCGAGTGGGCTCGTGCATGGATTCAAACGCTGACGGAACTGCAGCAGTACATTAAGCAGCACCACACGACGGGATTGGTATGGTCTGGCAAGGACAAACCCACCGTTGGTGGAGCAGCAGTTCCACCACCCCCACCGCCCGGTGGtctaccgccaccaccgccaatgATGCCGCTGGGAGACCTttcggccggtggtggtgctggggACGACCGGAGCGCTCTGTTCGCGCAGATCAATCAGGGCGCTGACATTACGAAGG GCTTGAAGAAGGTAACGGCGGacatgcaaacacacaaaaaccctgGCCTGCGATCGGGTCCGGCCCCTTACAAGGCACCGGCCGGCGTGACCAACGGTACGAAATCGGTAGCACCGCCAGCGGTCGCCAAGCCGCCGACGTTTACGCGCGATGGCAAGAAGTGGCTGATCGAGTATCAGAAGAACAATCCCGATCTCGTGGTCGATAACGCCGAGATGAACAACGTAGTGTACATGTTCCGCTGCGAGGGTTCGACGCTGCAGATCAAGGGCAAGATCAACAGCGTCGTGATGGATTCGTGCAAGAAGTGTTCGCTCGTGTTCGACTCGCTCGTGGCGTCCGCTGAGTTCGTCAACTGCCAGAGCGTGCAGATGCAG GTTCTCGGCAAGGTACCAACGATTTCCATTGACAAGACTGATGGCTGCCAGATGTACCTTTCGGCAGACTCGCTGGACGTTGAGATTGTCAGCTCGAAGTCGTCCGAAATGAACGTGATGATTCCGAAGGGCAGCAGTGGAGACTAT ACCGAACAACCGATTCCGGAGCAATTCAAAACCATAGTGAAGGGCAGCGCGCTTAACACTACCTGTGTGGAAAGTCTCGGTTAA